In one window of Erythrolamprus reginae isolate rEryReg1 chromosome 1, rEryReg1.hap1, whole genome shotgun sequence DNA:
- the LOC139161067 gene encoding tigger transposable element-derived protein 1-like, with protein MAPKRSIRSGGDAKKTRKMLTIKEKIELLDMLKAGHSNVEVGRHYGLNESTVRYIKKDEKKIRQTSLISFNKAAKRVVTPRNKRLMKMEAGLSVWLEDCRKKSIALDTNTIRTKAQQLYNRLEHTDADGVDRDEGADDPGDPQPSTSASLASAPATFTASKGWFEKFQRRYGLKSVSLHGEAASADTGAAENFVQGTFKELIAEGGYLPEQVFNMDETGLFWKRMPSRTFLMQDEAKAPGFKAMKDRVTLIMCGNAAGFLLKPGLIYRSRNPRALKNRNKNSLPVYWMHNPKAWITKPLTRDWFNQCFIPQVQVYLAGKGLNFKVLLLMDNAGGHDDLEHEHDGVQVEFLPPNTTSLIQPMDQGVIRAFKALYMRNSLASIVAAMDADANFTLKAYWRQYTIASCLTNIRSALVDMKSQTMNACWKKLWPEVVHAHRGFAPEEIQDAAVQNSVKLAQALGGEGFVDMTAEEVNGLLDEHGLPLTDKDLEELTRSASEEEEEEGAEQGEEQEDVGLTLERLAEMNKAAANLQRMAELWDPHMTRYFQFKASLDNTIAPYRALLAKEKKKRQQLPITMFVTRTKRSATTSPAASIVDMVIEEDPDLS; from the exons atggcacctaaacgttcaaTCCGGAGTGGaggcgatgctaaaaagacccggaagatgttgacaatcaaggaaaagattgaactgttggacatgctgaaagcgggacattctaatgtagaggttggtcgccattatgggctcaacgaatcgactgtgcgatacattaagaaagatgagaagaagataaggcaaacttctctgatatcattcaacaaggctgccaaaagagtagtgacgcctagaaacaaaaggcttatgaagatggaagctggtttgtctgtgtggctagaagactgccgaaaaaagagcattgctttggatacgaacactatccgaaccaaggcgcagcaattgtacaaccgtcttgaacacACAGATGCAGATGGGGTAGACCGAG atgaaggcgcTGATGACCCTGGAGACCCCCAGCCGTCAACATCTGCTTCTttagcctcagccccagccacattcacagcaagcaaagggtggtttgagaaatttcaacggcgctatggcctgaagagtgtgtcattgcacggagaagctgcctcagcagatacaggtgcagccgaaaactttgtccagggcacgtttaaagagctaattgcagaagggggctaccttccagaacaggtgttcaacatggacgaaacaggcctgttctggaagaggatgccttcaaggactttcttgatgcaagatgaagccaaagcccctggctttaaggccatgaaagatcgggtgactttgatcatgtgtgggaatgcagcaggctttttgctgaagccagggctaatctataggtcacgaaatccaagagccctcaagaacagaaacaagaattcattgccagtgtactggatgcataatcctaaagcatggattacaaaacccctcacgcgggactggtttaatcagtgcttcatcccacaggtgcaggtttatttggctggcaaaggactcaatttcaaagtgcttctcctaatggacaatgcgggaggccatgatgacctggaacatgaacatgatggggtgcaagtcgaattcttgccaccaaacaccacatcgcttatccagccgatggatcaaggtgttatccgcgcatttaaggcactgtacatgcgcaattctcttgcaagcatcgtggcagcaatggatgctgatgctaacttcacattgaaggcctactggcgtcagtacacaattgcatcttgtctgacgaacattcggagtgccttagtggatatgaagtcgcagacaatgaatgcctgctggaaaaaattgtggccagaagtggtgcatgctcacagggggtttgctcccgaagaaattcaagatgctgcagtccagaactctgtgaagctggcacaggcactgggtggagaaggcttcgttgacatgacagcagaggaagtcaatggtttgcttgatgagcatggcctaccgctgacagacaaagatctggaggagctgaccaggtcagcgagtgaagaagaggaggaagagggagctgaACAAGGTGAGGaacaagaagatgttggcctaacgctggagcggcttgcagaaatgaacaaagctgctgcaaatctccaacgcatggcggaactttgggatccccacatgactcgctattttcaatttaaggcctcccttgacaacaccattgcaccatacagagccttgttagccaaggaaaagaaaaagcgccaacaactgcccataactatgtttgtcacgagaaccaagaggtctgccacaacatcacctgcagcgtccattgtagacatggtgatagaagaagatcccgatttatcctag